The following is a genomic window from Neodiprion virginianus isolate iyNeoVirg1 chromosome 1, iyNeoVirg1.1, whole genome shotgun sequence.
CTTGCATtcgaattagaaataaatgtTATCTTATACTTCATGCCATCTGTATCAATACTTTTGAAATCGCGTTGGAACTTGACGATTATTAACTTAATAAggtcaataaattatttatacagtaGTGTATATGTGAACGAAACGTACTTAGTTTATAtacattgaaaatgaaatataaaaatctgtaTTTTTGCGTACCATAATTTTTCCTCCCTAGATTTTGTTGCTTCCAGTCGAATATTCAGATTTCAAATATCTGCGGCGGTAATTTactatcaaaattttatctccAACTGATTGCAATTAGATTTAACATTAACAATGCACAACTTGTTGAACACATCTAATGcttgaatttttatgcaaacatTTCAACAATCTAATACTGTATACGCTTTCCGATCTAATTCCTTTAAATGGATTTACATTCTGTCGATGCAGTTTGTCAAACGGAAAACGATGTCACTGACAATGAATCGACTCAAGCAACGTAAGGTACATTTTacgtttatcattttttctaaaCTCTTACAGGGTTCGTATATTCTGTTAAAAAATATGCGTCACAAAACTGTGTTTCACGATGAAGTAATCATGCGATTTTCACGTATGTATCGTTACGTATGGTTTTTATCTAGCGCAGTATGAGGGACTGCTGATTCAATTAGCAGTTTCGTCTACACTCGAGTACAGCGGTAAtgcaattacttttttatacgtttaatGTACTCAGTGgccataaaaaaataagatgtCGAAGCGCATTCGTTTGGATTTCGTACGTCAAGTTGAAAACAGCGCGCTGTATGTAAATCAGTATCTGTATTTCACTGTCATTtgtcttcctttttttccccgcATAAAATTGTCAGTTCTGATATCCTTGCGGCATGTATGGAATCCGAGTTATTCTTTTCCTTCATTCTTCTTGCATAATTGCAGAGTTTGTCACTGACACCAGTGCGGCCGCGAAATAGCAACGCGGCCGCGAGCTTGGGGGCTGATGACAGCGATGCAGATAGCCTGAAAAGCTATGGGAGTGCTTGCAGCACCGCAAGCGCCTGCGATCATGCACTGTTTGCACTAAATGGTACGACTTGGTCTGGGAAGTCACGTAAATATGTGGTACACTGTTCCAATCACAATGGTGATACGGAACGGTATCTTACACCGACTCAACGTGCTGCTCGACAGATAAGGAAGCTTCAAGTAATTGAGTaacgtttgtttattttcaaccagACAAGATTattctcaaatattttttcacgatcgagttatttcatttattatcaaCATTTCATTACACTGTAGACTCTTTTGACTGATGCTAAGAAGGAAATCGAGGAAAAGGATCAAGAGATATTTCGCCTGGCTAAGGAAGTTGTGGAACTGCGTTTGTACAAAGCATCCCTCAACAGTCCTGACGATAGAACAGACAGTAGCGATGCTTTGACTGTTCGAGAGAATAATCTTCTGTCTCCTGAATCACCTTGCAAAGATCTTCCGGATGAGGGGTGCCTCAAGTCTCCCATTAACCCAGAAAgtcctgaaaaaattaattcctcAGACCTACCTTCATCGTTGGCGGATTCCGGACACTTTGAAGACAGTTCGGTTCATTCCAAGGATTCTGCCTCCTTTCCTCCTACTAGTACCAACTTTTCAAACAGTAGACAAAATAACGAACGCGATGAGGAAAGACGAAGAATCGTTAATTTGTACGAAAGCAGGATTGAGGAGATGCATCGCACGCATATCGACGAATTGCAGACCCTCAAACAAAAACATAATGACAAGGTGGGTGCTATAATGGTATTACAGAGGACATTATAAAGGAATATGCATGTTTTTATTCCGATTGGGCCAATCACGAATTCCTTGGGAACGGTTATATATAGATAGTCAGCACTAGCAAATGATACTAGGTTTCCAGGTATGGTCTATGTAACTTGATAGacttgacattttttatgttttatacAAACATTATGGAAATTATACTCAGATATGAAATTATCTCCTCCACTAATCATGTATTCAACTGTAGGTGGAGAGTCTTCTTACACAGCTatcagaaataaatataagatATTGTGAAGTTCGTCCGAGTATGGATGCTGCAGAAACACGAACTCGTGAGTTGGAGACCGAGCTAGAGGCTGTGAAAAAAGAACTT
Proteins encoded in this region:
- the LOC124310387 gene encoding protein quick-to-court isoform X4, whose protein sequence is MSKRIRLDFVRQVENSALYSLSLTPVRPRNSNAAASLGADDSDADSLKSYGSACSTASACDHALFALNGTTWSGKSRKYVVHCSNHNGDTERYLTPTQRAARQIRKLQTLLTDAKKEIEEKDQEIFRLAKEVVELRLYKASLNSPDDRTDSSDALTVRENNLLSPESPCKDLPDEGCLKSPINPESPEKINSSDLPSSLADSGHFEDSSVHSKDSASFPPTSTNFSNSRQNNERDEERRRIVNLYESRIEEMHRTHIDELQTLKQKHNDKVESLLTQLSEINIRYCEVRPSMDAAETRTRELETELEAVKKELGEQKALLDEQEERNKQMYLKMYAKGQEAARIEHADQILEQAHQTPSKVSVPELLQQLTITKAELENIKDTSYTPEPHISADSSKTLLSAKEAVSLWVLGVRKAMYRRIIESRSSQGALDPEITLQFLKSAVYYFLTDRENHNGHLNAIESILGFTEAEKHNIDKLYRSLRK
- the LOC124310387 gene encoding protein quick-to-court isoform X2; the encoded protein is MSWTNRMARHGSERSLQSLSLTSARNSGQSSAPGVPDPPGGTSVLVKSPSTPANAAVSSTPLQTPSPTSGENSRIPRPSPAPLRRAGSLRVRGERALAHQHHRTPVGSAVHHLQGNTRHPQEFFPAITENGVSSPRHRSLSLSLTPVRPRNSNAAASLGADDSDADSLKSYGSACSTASACDHALFALNGTTWSGKSRKYVVHCSNHNGDTERYLTPTQRAARQIRKLQTLLTDAKKEIEEKDQEIFRLAKEVVELRLYKASLNSPDDRTDSSDALTVRENNLLSPESPCKDLPDEGCLKSPINPESPEKINSSDLPSSLADSGHFEDSSVHSKDSASFPPTSTNFSNSRQNNERDEERRRIVNLYESRIEEMHRTHIDELQTLKQKHNDKVESLLTQLSEINIRYCEVRPSMDAAETRTRELETELEAVKKELGEQKALLDEQEERNKQMYLKMYAKGQEAARIEHADQILEQAHQTPSKVSVPELLQQLTITKAELENIKDTSYTPEPHISADSSKTLLSAKEAVSLWVLGVRKIYCIESTWKKQPLMVSWVNFSLHAFIALSRFVKLVLCFST
- the LOC124310387 gene encoding protein quick-to-court isoform X3, encoding MSWTNRMARHGSERSLQSLSLTSARNSGQSSAPGVPDPPGGTSVLVKSPSTPANAAVSSTPLQTPSPTSGENSRIPRPSPAPLRRAGSLRVRGERALAHQHHRTPVGSAVHHLQGNTRHPQEFFPAITENGVSSPRHRSLSLSLTPVRPRNSNAAASLGADDSDADSLKSYGSACSTASACDHALFALNGTTWSGKSRKYVVHCSNHNGDTERYLTPTQRAARQIRKLQTLLTDAKKEIEEKDQEIFRLAKEVVELRLYKASLNSPDDRTDSSDALTVRENNLLSPESPCKDLPDEGCLKSPINPESPEKINSSDLPSSLADSGHFEDSSVHSKDSASFPPTSTNFSNSRQNNERDEERRRIVNLYESRIEEMHRTHIDELQTLKQKHNDKVESLLTQLSEINIRYCEVRPSMDAAETRTRELETELEAVKKELGEQKALLDEQEERNKQMYLKMYAKGQEAARIEHADQILEQAHQTPSKVSVPELLQQLTITKAELENIKAMYRRIIESRSSQGALDPEITLQFLKSAVYYFLTDRENHNGHLNAIESILGFTEAEKHNIDKLYRSLRK